In Cicer arietinum cultivar CDC Frontier isolate Library 1 chromosome 1, Cicar.CDCFrontier_v2.0, whole genome shotgun sequence, one DNA window encodes the following:
- the LOC101514065 gene encoding nucleosome assembly protein 1;3-like, translated as MSDLATDLPAAAAALSAEDRAGLVNALKYYYHGRINFDKLQLLAGEHVDVLQTLSTKVRQRVEVLKVLQSQHDELETKFLEERAQLEAKYQKLYEPLYTKRYEIVNGVIDVEGITAEDALGEENKADEEKGVPNFWLTAMQTNETLAEEINERDEEALKYLKDIKWCDDPILEKSIGTEIEWHPAKCLTQKILKKKPKKGSKSAKPIIKTEECESFFNIFNPPQIPEDDDDIDDNVVEELQNLMEHDYDIGSTIRDKIIPHAVSWFTGEAVQSDFEDIEDEEDGDGDENEDEEDDNDDEDEDDEEDEDDEDDGEEEEEGKGKSGGRAQTGKDQPTERPPDCKQQ; from the exons ATGTCTGATCTCGCCACCGATCTTCCCGCTGCCGCCGCCG CTCTTAGTGCTGAAGATCGTGCTGGTCTCGTCAATGCACTCAAG TATTACTATCACGGACGTATTAATTTT GATAAGCTTCAGCTCTTGGCTGGCGAGCATGTCGACGTCTTGCAGACACTCTCAACCAAAGTCAGGCAACGCGTTGAGGTTCTCAAAGTTTTGCAG AGCCAACATGACGAATTGGAGACTAAGTTTTTAGAGGAGCGAGCTCAGTTGGAAGCTAAATACCAGAAGCTTTATGAACCACTTTACACAAAG AGGTATGAGATTGTCAATGGCGTCATTGACGTTGAAGGAATTACAGCTGAAGATGCACTGGGAGAAGAAAACAAAGCTGATGAAG AGAAAGGAGTGCCCAACTTCTGGCTAACTGCAATGCAGACTAATGAAACACTGGCTGAAGAG ATCAATGAACGTGATGAGGAAGCTCTCAAGTATCTCAAGGATATAAAGTGGT GTGATGACCCTATATTAGAGAAATCAATAGG AACGGAAATTGAGTGGCATCCAGCAAAGTGCTTAACACAAAAGATTCTTAAGAAGAAGCCAAAGAAAGGATCAAAAAGTGCCAAACCAATCATCAAGACAGAAGAATGTGAAAGTTTCTTCAACATTTTCAACCCTCCCCAGATTCctgaggatgatgatgatattgaTGACAATGTT GTTGAAGAGCTTCAAAATTTGATGGAACATGATTATGACATTGG TTCTACAATCCGAGACAAAATTATTCCTCATGCTGTGTCATGGTTCACGGGAGAGGCTGTACAGAGTGATTTTGAGGACATAGAAGATGAGGAAGATGGTGATGGGGATGAAAATGAAGATGAGGAAGATGATAATGACGATGAGGATGAGGATGATGAAGAGGACGaggatgatgaagatgatggggaagaagaagaggaaggGAAGGGAAAG AGTGGTGGCAGAGCCCAAACCGGTAAAGATCAGCCAACAGAGCGCCCTCCTGATTGCAAGCAGCAGTAG
- the LOC101513089 gene encoding beta-fructofuranosidase, cell wall isozyme-like, whose protein sequence is MAISPILLVTFFSLIYGNYVIPIEATHHVYTTLDESLSSEYSSNQPYRTAYHFQPLKNWINDPNGPMRYGGLYHLFYQYNPKGAVWGNIVWAHSVSKDLVNWTPLDHAIHPSQPSDINGCWSGSATLLPGGKPVILYTGIDPNNHQVQNLAIPKNISDPLLREWKKSPKNPLMQPTFSNKINSSSFRDPTTAWLGKDGFWRVLIGSKINTKGMAILYKSKNFVNWVEAKHPLHSAEGTGMWECPDFYPVLNQNKLTIGVDTSVNGDYVKHVLKVSLDDTKHDHYLIGTYDAVKDIFVPDNHGLEGNHQYFELRYDYGKYYASKTFFDDGKNRRVLLGWVNESSSVADDVKKGWSGIHTIPRAIWLHKSGKQLVQWPVKEIENLRMNPVNWPTKVIKGGELIPITGVNPVQADVEISFEVNDVGKAEILDHMIDPQILCSQKGAAVKGRVGPFGLLVVASKGLQEYTAVFFRIFRYQHKNLVLMCSDQSRSSLNKENDMTTYGTFVDVDPLHEKLSLRSLIDHSVVESFGGEGRACITARVYPTLAIHDKAMLYAFNNGTSAVKITRLNAWSMKKAKIN, encoded by the exons ATGGCCATCTCTCCAATTTTATTGGTGACTTTCTTTTCTCTCATTTATGGAAATTATGTTATTCCAATTGAAGCTACTCATCATGTTTATACAACTCTTGATGAGAGTTTATCTTCTGAATATTCCTCAAATCAACCTTATAGAACTGCCTATCACTTTCAACCTCTCAAAAATTGGATTaatg ACCCCAATG GACCAATGAGATATGGAGGACTATATCATCTATTTTACCAATACAATCCAAAAGGTGCTGTTTGGGGAAACATTGTGTGGGCCCATTCAGTATCAAAAGATCTTGTGAATTGGACACCATTGGATCATGCCATCCACCCATCTCAACCATCAGATATCAATGGTTGTTGGTCAGGCTCAGCCACTTTACTTCCTGGTGGCAAACCAGTAATTTTATACACAGGAATTGATCCAAATAATCACCAAGTTCAAAATTTAGCCATACCCAAAAACATTTCTGACCCATTACTTAGGGAATGGAAAAAATCACCAAAAAATCCATTAATGCAACCTactttttctaataaaattaattcaagtTCATTTAGAGATCCAACCACTGCTTGGTTAGGAAAAGATGGGTTTTGGAGGGTATTAATTGGAAGTAAAATAAATACTAAGGGAATGGCAATTTTGTACAAAAGTAAAAATTTTGTTAATTGGGTTGAAGCCAAACACCCTTTACATTCAGCTGAAGGAACAGGAATGTGGGAGTGTCCTGATTTTTATCCAGTgttgaatcaaaataaattaacaattggTGTTGATACTTCTGTGAATGGTGATTATGTTAAGCATGTGCTTAAGGTTAGTTTGGATGATACAAAACATGATCATTATTTGATTGGAACTTATGATGCTGTTAAGGATATTTTTGTTCCTGATAATCATGGTTTGGAGGGTAACCACCAATACTTTGAGTTGAGATATGATTATGGAAAATATTATGCATCAAAAACTTTTTTTGATGATGGGAAGAATAGAAGGGTCTTGTTGGGTTGGGTTAATGAATCCTCAAGTGTTGCTGATGATGTCAAGAAAGGATGGTCTGGAATCCAT ACTATTCCAAGGGCTATCTGGCTTCATAAATCAGGGAAACAGTTGGTGCAATGGCCGGTGAAGGAAATTGAAAATCTACGTATGAATCCAGTCAATTGGCCCACCAAGGTTATCAAAGGAGGTGAACTAATTCCAATTACTGGTGTTAATCCAGTACAG GCTGATGTTGAAATTTCATTTGAAGTGAATGATGTTGGAAAGGCTGAAATATTGGACCATATGATAGATCCCCAAATTCTGTGTAGTCAAAAGGGTGCAGCCGTAAAAGGGAGGGTAGGACCATTTGGTCTGCTAGTAGTTGCTTCTAAAGGTTTACAAGAGTATACAGCAGTGTTTTTTAGAATATTCAGATATCAACATAAAAATTTGGTTCTCATGTGCAGCGACCAAAGCAG GTCATCTTTGAATAAAGAGAATGATATGACTACATATGGGACTTTTGTGGACGTGGACCCACTTCATGAGAAGCTATCACTAAGAAGTTTG ATTGATCATTCTGTGGTGGAGAGTTTTGGTGGAGAAGGAAGGGCTTGCATCACAGCCAGAGTTTATCCCACATTAGCAATTCATGATAAGGCTATGTTATACGCTTTCAATAATGGAACTTCCGCTGTTAAGATCACAAGATTGAATGCTTGGAGCATGAAGAAAGCAAAAATCAACTGA
- the LOC101512339 gene encoding F-box/LRR-repeat protein At3g58980-like — MSGTINNTINSIECCEAGMQKKTVFQGSGPILKKTKLSISAHQVKDNNEASECQDKFDDMPDCLILHILSFMETKEAVRTCVLSKRWRNLWTSILCLNFNSKSFHRLADFKKFVLWVLSRRDSSLVKVLTYCRASVDYATDQNLFNKVIDHATSHGIEEIRINLRAKICGSPPVDIPLSLFNCQSLKRLELKNCHPTNVSLPLTCEPMKKLLHLEHFTVDPDRAEFSNSFACLANLFGFTTLTTLSLSNMTLSCTGIDSLNPFVNCVNLKNLHLSKMSFKSELVPKDFVISAPRLNHLTLTCNRFKCKIVVAAPQLINFSYLYFSPCAFFEFSIPSLDDLTFDIREPNNQSEEPHQRRGQMTSHGSINMIRGHHDTKLSFSTAEVTCGIAVMPEKEERSSISKWKSLNLHAGSTYKIFINNLDHITAYFRRFSQNEDFEIVTV; from the exons ATGAGTGGCACCATCAATAACACAATTAATTCAATCGAATGCTGTGAAGCTGGTATGCAGAAGAAAACTGTTTTTCAAGGATCTGGTCCTATCTTGAAGAAGACGAAACTATCGATATCGGCACATCAAGTTAAAGATAATAATGAAGCGTCGGAATGCCAAGACAAATTTGATGATATGCCTGATTGCCTCATACTTCATATTTTGTCGTTTATGGAAACCAAGGAAGCCGTTCGAACTTGTGTTTTGTCGAAAAGGTGGAGAAATCTTTGGACTTCAATTCTGTGCCTAAATTTCAACAGTAAATCGTTCCATCGGTTGGctgatttcaaaaaatttgttctGTGGGTCCTTTCCCGTCGAGATTCGTCTCTTGTCAAAGTTCTTACGTACTGCCGCGCTAGTGTAGATTATGCTACAGATCAAAATCTATTTAACAAGGTCATTGATCATGCAACATCCCATGGCATCGAAGAAATCAGAATCAATCTTCGGGCGAAAATCTGTGGCAGCCCACCCGTCGACATACCTTTGTCATTGTTTAACTGCCAATCCTTGAAAAGGCTCGAGTTAAAAAATTGCCATCCTACAAATGTCTCGTTGCCTTTAACTTGCGAACCGATGAAGAAGTTGTTGCATTTGGAACATTTTACGGTCGATCCTGATAGAGCTgaattttcaaattcatttgCCTGTTTAGCAAATCTTTTCGGTTTTACAACATTGACAACTTTGAGTCTCAGCAACATGACACTGAGTTGTACAGGAATTGACTCTCTGAATCCATTTGTAAACTGTGTCAATTTAAAGAATCTGCACTTGAGTAAAATGAGCTTTAAGTCGGAATTAGTACCTAAGGATTTTGTGATATCAGCTCCGCGACTCAATCACTTGACTCTAACGTGCAACCgttttaaatgtaaaattgtTGTTGCTGCACCACAGCTTATCAATTTCAGCTActtatattttagtccttgtGCCTTCTTTGAGTTTAGCATTCCTTCTTTGGATGACTTAACCTTTGATATCCGCGAACCaaataatcaatctgaagaaccTCATCAGAGGCGGGGACAAATGACTTCACATGGTTCGATCAATATGATTCGGGGGCATCATGATACCAAACTATCTTTCTCTACAGCTGAG GTTACCTGTGGGATTGCTGTCATGCCAGAGAAAGAAGAACGTTCATCGATTAGTAAATGGAAGTCACTGAACTTACATGCTGGATCAACATACAAAATATTCATTAACAACCTTGACCATATAACTGCATATTTCCGGCGTTTCTCTCAGAATGAAGACTTTGAGATTGTGACTGTTTAG
- the LOC101511798 gene encoding protein indeterminate-domain 7-like isoform X2: MSNLTSASGEASANSSANIIENFSAQQTQTHDEAPSKKRRNLPGNPDPEAEVIALSPKTLMATNRFICEICKKGFQREQNLQLHRRGHNLPWKLKQRTNNEIIRKKVYVCPEATCVHHEASRALGDLTGIKKHFSRKHGEKKWKCEKCSKKYAVQSDWKAHSKTCGTREYKCDCGTLFSRRDSFITHRAFCDALAEESSNSKGLMNQVLPLKKEHENINFLIREQEIEIPCWLGESLSIHENPNPRNTLPSSSSSSPHMSATALLQKAAQMGAKTSSQSQTFISGTHQHGHVSLVDFVKNNNNNMVTSNVNFGLSMCEEEEEEMILNDHHAFIINSFTSFNEDAFAGNILNSKNDNGGSDGFTRDFLGLKPLSHSDIVLMENCIKSSSSSSSHHQQKPSQGMAHLETKALQPQLDAPDTN, encoded by the exons ATGTCTAATTTGACTTCTGCATCTGGTGAAGCGAGTGCTAATTCTTCAGCCAACATAATTGAAAACTTTTCTGCTCAACAAACTCAAACTCATGATGAAGCTCCTTCTAAGAAAAGGAGAAATCTTCCTGGCAATCCAG aCCCAGAAGCTGAAGTTATAGCTTTATCACCAAAGACACTTATGGCAACAAACAGATTCATTTGTGAGATCTGTAAGAAAGGATTTCAAAGAGAACAGAATCTTCAACTTCATAGAAGAGGACACAATTTACCATGGAAGTTGAAGCAAAGAACAAACAATGAGATAATTAGGAAGAAAGTTTATGTGTGTCCAGAAGCAACATGTGTGCACCATGAAGCATCAAGAGCCTTAGGAGACCTAACTGGTATCAAGAAGCACTTTTCAAGAAAGCACGGTGAGAAGAAGTGGAAATGTGAGAAATGCTCTAAGAAGTATGCAGTTCAATCAGATTGGAAAGCTCACTCAAAAACATGTGGTACAAGAGAATACAAATGTGACTGTGGAACCCTCTTCTCAAGGAGGGACAGTTTCATAACACACAGAGCTTTCTGTGATGCATTAGCAGAGGAAAGTTCAAATTCAAAGGGTTTGATGAATCAAGTTTTGCCATTAAAGAAAGAGCatgaaaatataaactttttaataAGAGAACAAGAAATAGAAATACCCTGTTGGCTTGGTGAATCTTTAAGCATCCATGAAAACCCTAACCCTAGAAATACActtccatcatcatcatcatcttcaccTCACATGTCAGCTACAGCATTGTTGCAGAAAGCAGCACAGATGGGTGCTAAAACCTCATCACAATCACAAACATTCATCAGTGGGACCCACCAACATGGTCACGTGTCTCTTGTTGACTTTgtcaaaaacaacaacaacaacatggTAACCTCAAATGTTAATTTTGGTTTGAGTATgtgtgaagaagaagaagaagaaatgatACTTAATGATCATCATGCTTTCATCATAAACTCTTTCACTTCCTTTAATGAGGATGCTTTTGCTGGGAATATTCTTAATTCAAAAAATGATAATGGAGGAAGTGATGGATTTACAAGAGATTTTTTGGGTCTTAAACCTCTATCTCATAGTGATATAGTACTTATGGAAAATTGCATcaaatcttcttcttcttcttcttctcatcatCAACAAAAACCTTCtcaag GTATGGCACACCTCGAGACCAAGGCACTACAACCCCAACTAGATGCACCAGACACTAACTAA
- the LOC101511798 gene encoding protein indeterminate-domain 7-like isoform X1 — protein sequence MSNLTSASGEASANSSANIIENFSAQQTQTHDEAPSKKRRNLPGNPDPEAEVIALSPKTLMATNRFICEICKKGFQREQNLQLHRRGHNLPWKLKQRTNNEIIRKKVYVCPEATCVHHEASRALGDLTGIKKHFSRKHGEKKWKCEKCSKKYAVQSDWKAHSKTCGTREYKCDCGTLFSRRDSFITHRAFCDALAEESSNSKGLMNQVLPLKKEHENINFLIREQEIEIPCWLGESLSIHENPNPRNTLPSSSSSSPHMSATALLQKAAQMGAKTSSQSQTFISGTHQHGHVSLVDFVKNNNNNMVTSNVNFGLSMCEEEEEEMILNDHHAFIINSFTSFNEDAFAGNILNSKNDNGGSDGFTRDFLGLKPLSHSDIVLMENCIKSSSSSSSHHQQKPSQGKLGWDGMGLDLKHWIVCDGRTRGNGVHVRLI from the exons ATGTCTAATTTGACTTCTGCATCTGGTGAAGCGAGTGCTAATTCTTCAGCCAACATAATTGAAAACTTTTCTGCTCAACAAACTCAAACTCATGATGAAGCTCCTTCTAAGAAAAGGAGAAATCTTCCTGGCAATCCAG aCCCAGAAGCTGAAGTTATAGCTTTATCACCAAAGACACTTATGGCAACAAACAGATTCATTTGTGAGATCTGTAAGAAAGGATTTCAAAGAGAACAGAATCTTCAACTTCATAGAAGAGGACACAATTTACCATGGAAGTTGAAGCAAAGAACAAACAATGAGATAATTAGGAAGAAAGTTTATGTGTGTCCAGAAGCAACATGTGTGCACCATGAAGCATCAAGAGCCTTAGGAGACCTAACTGGTATCAAGAAGCACTTTTCAAGAAAGCACGGTGAGAAGAAGTGGAAATGTGAGAAATGCTCTAAGAAGTATGCAGTTCAATCAGATTGGAAAGCTCACTCAAAAACATGTGGTACAAGAGAATACAAATGTGACTGTGGAACCCTCTTCTCAAGGAGGGACAGTTTCATAACACACAGAGCTTTCTGTGATGCATTAGCAGAGGAAAGTTCAAATTCAAAGGGTTTGATGAATCAAGTTTTGCCATTAAAGAAAGAGCatgaaaatataaactttttaataAGAGAACAAGAAATAGAAATACCCTGTTGGCTTGGTGAATCTTTAAGCATCCATGAAAACCCTAACCCTAGAAATACActtccatcatcatcatcatcttcaccTCACATGTCAGCTACAGCATTGTTGCAGAAAGCAGCACAGATGGGTGCTAAAACCTCATCACAATCACAAACATTCATCAGTGGGACCCACCAACATGGTCACGTGTCTCTTGTTGACTTTgtcaaaaacaacaacaacaacatggTAACCTCAAATGTTAATTTTGGTTTGAGTATgtgtgaagaagaagaagaagaaatgatACTTAATGATCATCATGCTTTCATCATAAACTCTTTCACTTCCTTTAATGAGGATGCTTTTGCTGGGAATATTCTTAATTCAAAAAATGATAATGGAGGAAGTGATGGATTTACAAGAGATTTTTTGGGTCTTAAACCTCTATCTCATAGTGATATAGTACTTATGGAAAATTGCATcaaatcttcttcttcttcttcttctcatcatCAACAAAAACCTTCtcaag GGAAATTGGGATGGGATGGGATGGGCTTGGATTTAAAGCATTGGATTGTTTGTGATGGGAGGACACGTGGCAATGGTGTGCATGTTCGCTTGATTTAG